GGGTGAGGGGTTGCATCCACACCCCGGGGCCACCCCTCACCCGGTTCGCAAAGCCTCACCACCCTCTCCCGCAAGGGGAGAGGGCATAACACCAAGCCGGCCCACCCACGTTTGCAAGCAATTAACAGAGACCGGCTACAGGAAAGAAATCAAACCGATCGGGCCTCACACCCACAGGTGCATCTTCGCCTTCAGTTCGGCCGGGAGCTTGTTGTCGAGCAGCTTCCGCACCTCGTTCGGGTGGTACCGCGTGCTGAAGTGCGCCGCGACGATCAGCTCGTTCTTGAACCGCGGGGCGCGCTCCACGAAATCGTCCAGGTGCATGTGACCGAACTTGTGGATCTTGTCGCGCCGGTGGCTCGCGCGGATGAAACTCATTTCGGTGATGAGGATCTTCGCCTCGAAGCACGCCGGGCACGCATCCAACCCGGCCGGCGAGGTGTCCCCCGTGTACGCCACGATCGGGATGCGCACCTCGCGCGTGATCGGGGTGCCGCTCAGCTTGAGGTCGCGGATCTTGTCGCCGGGCAGCCCCACGAACTCGTCCTTCAGCTTGTTGCGCCGCTCCCACACCACGAACCCGCGGCTCGGGATCGTGTGGGCCGTGTTGAACACCGTGACGACGTGCTCGCGGCTCAGCTCGATCTCGTCGCCGGCCGTCAGCCCTTTGATGTGCGCGAGCTGCCGCCCGCGGTCGAGCCGGTGCATAATCATCATCAGTTTCTTGACGTCCTCGAGCCCCTCGGTGGGGACGTAGACCGTCGGCGGTTCCATCTTCATCATCCGGCGCCGCGCCACGTACACCGGAAGCGCGGCGACGTGGTCCAGGTGCGTGTGCGACACGAACCACGTCGGCGTGCCCATGAAGTCCCACGGCTGCGCTCCGAGGTCGAACCCGATCTTCAGTTCGGGGATGCGCCAGTAGCTCTGCACCGCGGCGCGCGACCACCCCTCGACCGTCAGACCTCCGTGCGAGAGCGAGTAATACGGGGCGTTGTCCACCGGCCGGTCGGGTAGCATGTCGCGTCCTTTAGGAAAACTGCGCGGAATCCGTCTTTTCCATCTTAACGACACGCGCCTGCGGCCGCGGTTCGTTCGGTGCCGATAGTTGGTGTGTGAGCCGGTCGCGCGGAAGTCAACACGCCCCACGGAAACCGCGCCGGCGGAAGTGGGGCCGCCTGTACCGTGTGTACCGACTGTTCGGCTAAATGTAGTCGATCCCGCTCCGCCCCGGGTGCCCGGCGTGCAAGTCGCGGCCCCCGGAGCGTTAAATTGAAGAAGCCCAACCGCGGTTGACCGGTGCGCTAGAACTCGGCATAACCCCGACGCGGGTCGGAATCGCGAGAGGATCAGATGCGCCAGATACACTTTCGACGCCTGGGAGCTTTAGCAGTGTTCGCGTGCGCGGCGGCCGGGTCCGGCTGCGCGTCGATGAACAACACAGAAAAGGGTGCGATCGGCGGCGGCGTGGTCGGTACCGCGCTGGGTACCGCCGTGGGCGCGGCAACCGGTCACACCGGGGCCGGCGCCGTGATCGGCGGGCTGGCCGGCACCGCGACCGGTGCGCTCGTCGGCAACGACATCGATAAGCAAGAGCGCCGGGACCGCGACATCAACCAGGCCGCGGCACTGGCGGCGGCCCAACAGCAGCAACAGCGCATGGGCATGTTCGACGTGATCCGGCTCGCGCAGGGCGGGCACGACGACACGGTCATCATTAACCAGATCCGCACGACGGGCAGCACGTTCCAGCTCACCGCGTCGGACCTCGACGAGTTGAAGCGGGCCGGCGTATCGTCCCGCGTCATCGCGGAAATGCAGGCCGCGCGCCCGGCCCCGACCCGCGTGATCGTTCGCGACGCGCCCTCGGTCGTCTAC
The Gemmata palustris DNA segment above includes these coding regions:
- a CDS encoding MBL fold metallo-hydrolase → MLPDRPVDNAPYYSLSHGGLTVEGWSRAAVQSYWRIPELKIGFDLGAQPWDFMGTPTWFVSHTHLDHVAALPVYVARRRMMKMEPPTVYVPTEGLEDVKKLMMIMHRLDRGRQLAHIKGLTAGDEIELSREHVVTVFNTAHTIPSRGFVVWERRNKLKDEFVGLPGDKIRDLKLSGTPITREVRIPIVAYTGDTSPAGLDACPACFEAKILITEMSFIRASHRRDKIHKFGHMHLDDFVERAPRFKNELIVAAHFSTRYHPNEVRKLLDNKLPAELKAKMHLWV
- a CDS encoding glycine zipper domain-containing protein, with the protein product MFACAAAGSGCASMNNTEKGAIGGGVVGTALGTAVGAATGHTGAGAVIGGLAGTATGALVGNDIDKQERRDRDINQAAALAAAQQQQQRMGMFDVIRLAQGGHDDTVIINQIRTTGSTFQLTASDLDELKRAGVSSRVIAEMQAARPAPTRVIVRDAPSVVYDSGPVYVRPAPVVVVGPPRPYGYGYGYGGGYGYYRRGGW